The window GTCTGCGAGGCCGCGGACGGCCTGGTGGTACTGATCGGGGTTGAGCTAAGGGCTGTCCCGTAATCCCTGGTGGATCGGCGCGCGGCGTCGGATGCGGTGCATCGCAAGGCGGAGGAGCGTCCTCATACTGGGCGTATTCGGGCGTTCCGACAACGCGGCGAGGTGCCGTAGCTGTCGTCGCGCGCCCGCCAGGGATTACGGGACAGCCCATAGGCGTGCCGAGACCGACGGTTGTTCGTTGATGGAGATGCTGGTCGATCTGGGCTTCGGAGCAGTGAGCATCTGACACAAGCGTGTTCGTGGATGCAGGCGGTGCCGTAGGCGCGGGCGCGGGTGCCGACTGAGAGCTTGCGGCGTTCGAAGGATTCACCGTCTTCAGCTCTGCGGCGAGCCATGGAATGCCGCGGCAGCGCGAACGGCTGAGACAGTCGGATTCCAGCGTGAGGGTCCTGCTGCGCAGCTGGCAGACGGTGGGCGAGGAACGTCGCGACATGATCATGTACTCCACGCTGCTGAGTGCCGACCTGACCTGATGGCCTGCCGTATCCGTCGGCCGCCGGGGAGGAAGATCCGGAGAGGCTCGCACACACGCGGGTGGTGGAGGAGACGTCGTCCGCCGCGCTGGTCGGCGGCATGCTCGCGCTGCCTTCCGGACTCCCCGCTCACCCCACGGGAGTGCATCTGCCTGAGGAAACGGCCTATCAGCCTCCCAGGCATTCCGGATTATCCGAGCATTCTGACTCCAGCCCAGCCGCGCAGCTCACGCCGCATGTCACTCCGCTCGATTTGCCCTGACAGTCAGCCGGTCATATCGTCACTTTTGATCAGGGGGAGATCGTGGTAGCCGGGTAGCCCCGTGTCATTCCCGCAGGATCTGCCAGCCGGTTACGTTGGGCCGCCTTGAAGCATTGATCCCAGAATCAGGCAGGGTGCTATCGCATGGCCAGTCAGCACAGCCACACCGTGACCCGGGTAGACGTTTCCACGGGAATTGCCTATGACGACTTCGTGAACGCATTCGAGAAAGCGGCGCCCGCGTTCAATCGGGGATCGATGGAACTCATTGCCGAAACCGGGGGCAGTTGGGACGACGTTCGCGCCGCGATGGCCGTGAACGCACCCAATGACCTGGTCCGCTACGCCCGAATCAACGGCACCTCACTGTTCAGTATCGCAGGACACACCACCAGGTCGATGGAGTACCTGACGGGTAATCACGTCATCGCCGAGACCATGTATGGCCATGATCCGAGGGCGCTCCTGTATGCGCCTTTGCGGATGCTGATCTACAGCGACGGTGACGGCAATGCGGTGTTCAGCATGCATCGGCCGAGCGACGAGTTCGGCAGTCTCGGCATTCCAGAGGTCACGAAAGTCGGGGAGGATCTGGATCGCATCGTGGTCAATCTGCTACGGGTCTGCGGTGTCGATGCTTCGCAGGACTTCGGCGCGTGAGAAGGAATTTCACCTGAGCCTTTGCGGATTTCGGCGAGGGGCGGGTGAACACCTTCCGCTCCGCCCGCGCGAAGGCCCCAGGACCTTGCCGCGGCGCGGGGCCTGGCCTCATCAAGTTACGAGGCGCGCCACGTCGCCGCTGTGTGGCGCCCGGGCCCGTAAATCTGGGCTAGTGCCTCATCGGCTTTTTCCGGGCTGCCAGCACGCAGGAGGGCCCGGAAGCCCTCCCAGTCGGGAACGCGGCCATCCTGTCCCCACTGATCGTTCGGGATGGTGTAGACGTGCACCCACGGCCCGTGCGCCGGCAGCGGACCAGAACCGAACACCGATCGCACGGCTTCGGCGGACTTGATCAGCATGGCACGGGCGTCTTCGGACGTGGGGAGAAGTTTCTGAGGCGCAATTACGTCGAGTTGAACGCGGGAGTTGGGATCGGCACCGGCGACATTGGCCGGTGCGTACCAGTTCTCGGGCTCAAACTCGTAGAACTGCACCCAAGAGGTCTCCTTGTGGGTCTGGTTGTTGACCAGGCACTCGACGTCAGCCACGGCCTGAATGAGTTTTGCGCCGAGCTCCTCCTTCTGCTCGGCGCTCAGATGGCCCTTCATTGCGTGCACGCGAACGAAAACCATGTGCGTGGGTCCTTCCAGTTGCTGGTCGACGGCCAACCCTGAGCAAAAGAAGCCGGCCGACCTCAACAGGCCCGCTGCCCCGTGGCGATCCATCACCTGATCGGGCGAGGCGGTGTCGGTCCAAGCAGGCTGGTCGACCGGCCGCCCGGCAGAACGTCCTGCTGCCGGCACGCAAGCAACTCCTCCGCGTGCCCCGTTGGAAGCCCGGAACGCCGGCATCGCGCGGTCCAGGCTGTGCCGCAGCGCGGCGAAGTGAGGCCTGCGTGGACCGGCGTTGGAAGGAGCCGATGTGTCGCTGAAGGAGACCAGCTGGTCCCAGCGCGGGGATGAGGCGTACTTCGTCCTCATCGGCCATACCGTCGGATGCGCATCGTGCCGTGGCGCGGACGGCCGTCGAGACGCTGCCGGAGCGGCTGCCCGACCTGGTGCTGTCGGTGGAGCCGGAGACGCCGGCCTGGCGTCCGTCGATCTGGATGCGGGGGCTGACGGCGCTGCCGGTGCAGTTCACGTCGGTGGTGCAGTAGGGCGGGCGCCCGATGACCCGGTAGGGCGGGCGCCCGGTCGTGCGGCAGCCCGGGCCACCCGGGGGGTGCGGCAGCGCGGGCGCATGGGCCCTGGGCGGGGCCCATCACCTCGGCGGTGGTGCTGGTATGGCGGTCAGGCGGCCGTCACGGGCGTGAACTGCACCGCAGGCGTTGCGGTCCGCGGGTGAAGACGCCTTCCTCGACCGGGTCGAAGCCGTCGGCGAGGCGCATGTCGGGCATGGCGTCCAGCAGCTGGCTGACGCCGATCTCGACCTCCGCCTTGGCGAGTAGCGCACCGACGCAGAAGTGCCGGCCGAGCGCGAAGGCGAGGTGGTCGGCGGCAGCGGAGAAGGCGGTGGTGGTGGTCAGGTCGTCGCGGAAGATGTCGAAGCGGTCCGGATCGCGGTAGCGGCTCTCGTCGCGGTTGGCGGCGCCTATCAGGCAGGTGACGGTGACACCGGCGGGTATGGTGCCGCCGCTGAGCTTCACCTCGGTTGCGGACTGCCGCATGATCATGTGGACGGGCGGGGTGTGCCGCAGGGTCTCGGCGAAGGCCCGCGGGATCAGGTCGCGGTCCGCGCGGACGGCGGCAAGCTGGTCGGGGTGGAGCAGCAGGTTCGCGAAGATGCTGGCGATCGCCTTGTCGGTGGTCTCGCCGCCGGCGGCGAGCAGCAGGCTGCAGAACGCCTTGATGTCCTCGTCGCTCATCCGCACACCGTCGACCTCGGCGGCGCACAGCGTGGACAGCAGGTCTTCGCCCCGGTTCTCGCGGCGTTCCCGGATGACCGGCAGCATGTACTCGGCGAACTCGACACGGGTCCGCTCGCCCGCCGAGGCCACCTCGGGGTCACCCGAGAGGTTGCCGAGGAAGGCGATGACGGACGTGTACCAACGGTGGAAGCGCGCGTGGTCCGCCTTGTCGAGGCCCAGCATGTCGGCGATCACGTTGACCGGGAAGCGGGTGGCGTAGTCGTTGACCAGGTCGGCGGAGCCGGAGTTGCGGAAGGCGTCGATCAGTTCGCGCGAGTTGCGCTGGATGACGGGGAGGAACTTCTCCTGGAGGTCGGCGCCGCGGAAGGCGGGGGCGACGAGGGCGCGGCGCACGGAGTGCTCACGGCCGCTGAGCTGGAGGATCGTCTTGCCGTGCACGGGCTCGATCTGCCAGTCGTAGTTGTCGGTGGTGAACTCGCCGTTCTTGTCCTTGAAGACGCGCTCGACGTCCTCGTAGCGCGAGATGATGTAACTTTGCGTGGCCTCGTGCCAGATGAGGGGCGAGGTGTCGCGCATCAGACGGTACGCCGGGTAGGGGTCAGCGGCGAACTCCGGCGAGAGGATGTCGGGCACCTGCTGTGCGGTGGACATGGGTCTCCCTCAATGTCAGTGACTTGCTTACGGCACAAGGTTATTGATCAATAGTCAGCCGAGACAGCCCCCACCGCTTCCCCGGCTGCCCCACCAGCAACCGTTGGCTGAAAACCGTCACTTGAACTTGGCCAAGGCGGCCATGCCGTCGTATCGGCACATGGCTGCTTGCCTGCATCTCGGGGTGCCGGTAAGAACTCCGTCACCACGGCGGTGATCAGGCCTTGGGCTTGGCAGGCCGACCATGTCGCCGGGGCTCAGTCATGCGCGAGGGCGGTCGCTTCAGCGCCGTACGCGGCGAGCGGCGACCTCGTACATGGAGATGTAGTCAGGACCAACGGTGGCTCCACTCTCCACGGTGCCAGCGGATACCCACTGCTCAGCTGCGGACTTCAACACCGTCGCCACCTGGTGCGGAACGATGGGCTTGCTGCTGGCCATGGCGTCAAGCTCCACCTTCCAACGCCGCCCCTGACGAGCGACGCACACAAAGATCGCGTCGTTGATCCTGGCACTGCTGTGGGCCGCGTGATGAGCTTCCGCTCTGGCGCAGTCGGGGATCAGTGCAGCGCGAAGAGGCATTCCAGGCGTCGGCATGCTCACATCGTCGCAGGCGCTCGCACCACTAATGAGGCGAACACCAGCACAATCGCGCTCCTCCAGCCGAGATGCCATCTTGGGCGGCGCACGCTTTCCAACTCTGCATGTGCTGGTTCGAGTTGGTTCGCGGACGTCCATCAGCCACGCCACGACTGCGCCCACTCGGGAGCTGAACGGCTGCGGATGAGACTGTGAGCGGTGAGAGAGCGGGCCGCCTGGAGCTTTTTCTGCCGGGTCTTGATCTGTCCGGCGCGGTAGCGCTCCACCGTGCGGCGCGAAACGCCCAGGCGCTCGGCCAGGTCCTTGGTGGAGTCCTTCATGCGAGTGAGGAGGTATTTCACCTGAGCCGTTGCAGATTTCGGTGCGGGCCGGGTGAAGGTCGCTCGCTCGGCCCGGGTGAGGGCGTCCAGAATCTTGCCGCGTGTCGGGGCCGACTGCTGCTGCTCGTGATCGGTCATGCCGACCAGGAAGCCATGGGGTGCCTGTGGACAGCGGCGTGTCCTCCGCCGGCCCCGAGACTGATGGTGCCCAATGTGACGACGCAGTTGTGTCCGTGCGCAGTGCGCGGAGCTCAGCGCGCCGTTCCCATATGGACGGCTCGGAGTCGTCGTACGGCAACAACTCCGCCTCCAGGCAGGCGGCGAGGCGTTCGTTCCGTCCGAGGGCGCTTCGTCGCTCCCGACCGGACCGGTCGCGAGGCACAGCACACCCCCGGGGCGGCCGAGGATGTAGGAAGAGGACCACTGCAGTGTCAATTCCGGTTCCAGGACCCGGCGTACCGCGTTCAGAGCCACTCACAGAGTCCCCGCCACCGCGACGGGGTCCGCCCGGGGCCGCAGCAGTGCGGCGAGCCGGTCGGGGCGCACTCCGTGCTGCGGACCAGTGCAAGTGCCTTGAGCAGTCGGCGAGATCCAGGGCGGCCCCAGCGTTCCTTCGGGACGGCGCAGCCGCCCCACACCACGTGAAAGCCGCCGATCAGCTGGATGTCCACGGGTGACCTGGTGGGACAGCCGTGCGGCTGGATGGTAATGGCGGGGTAACAGGCGGTGCCTACCCTGCGCCTTGATGTCGACGGCGGCAGAACAGTGGCACAAATGCGCCGTCTTGTCCTTTCCACACACCGGCGTACAGGCGCCCGCTCGATATCCCGCTTCTCGTCCCTCCAAAAGGAGTTGCCTCACCATGTCCAGACCCTTCACCAGGGGTTCATTGCCTGTGACTGTGGCGCTGACCGCGCTCATAGCCGCCGGCGCCGCTCCCGCAGGAGCCACCTCGGACAGCGGCCCGCAGTTCCGCGCGCTCAAGCCGTCCGCGACGGCGGCTGCCGCGCACACGGTCCGGTTGATCACCGGAGACAGTGTGATCGTGACCGGCAAGGGCGAGCAGCAGCACGTCATGTTCCAGGCCGGACCCGGCAACCCCGGCGGCAGCGCGGAGATCGAGCAGTACGGCACGAACATCACGGTGATCCCCGACGAGGCCCGCCCGCTGCTCGCCTCAGGCGCCCTCGACGCCCGCCTCTTCGACGTGGACGCACTGATCGCGCAGGGGTACGCCGACGGCGCCGACGTGCCGGTGATCGTACAGAACAAGGACGCGTCCGCCCCCGTACCCGAAGGCTCGAAGCAGGTACGCAAACTGCCCGGCATCAAGGCGGCAGCCGCCCGCGTCGAGGCAAAGAACACCAGGACGTTCTGGTCGGGCCTGCGCTCCACCCGGGACGGGGCGACGGCCAAGAAACTTGCCGACGGCGTCAGCAAGGTCTGGCTCGACGCCAAGGTCGAGGCCACTCTCGACAAGAGCGTGCCGCAGATCGGCGCCCCCGAGGCCTGGGCGGAGGGCTACGACGGCAAGGGCGTGAAGGTCGCCATCCTCGACACCGGCGTCGACGGCACCCACCCCGACCTGGCCGGCCGTATCGCCGAGACCAAGAACTTCTCCGACAGCGACGACGCCGTCGACCACGTCGGCCACGGCACGCACGTCGCCTCGACGATCGTCGGTTCCGGTGCCGCGTCCGGGGGCAAGTACAAGGGCGTCGCGCCAGAGGCCGATCTCATGATCGGCAAGGTGCTCGGGGACACCGGGTCAGGCTCCGACTCCTCGGTCCTCGCTGGCATGGAATGGGCCGCGCACAGCGGTGCCAAGGTCATCAGCATGAGCCTGGGAACCCAGCAGGCCAGCGACGGCACGGACCCGATGAGCATGGCCGTCGACGAACTCACCGCCGAAACCGGCTCCCTGTTCGTGATCGCGGCGGGCAACACCGGCCCCAAGGCGACGACCATCGGCTCTCCCGGCGCCGCCGACTCCGCGCTCACCGTCGCGGCCGTCGACAAACAGGACCAGCTCGCCTCGTTCTCCAGCCGCGGCCCGCGCCTGAACGACAACGCGCTCAAGCCCGACATCGCCGCGCCGGGCGTGGACATCGTCGCGGCCCGCGCCGCGGGCACCACCATGGGCACCCCCCTCGACAAGAACTACACCTCCGCCAGCGGTACGTCGATGGCCACCCCGCATGTCGCCGGCGCCGCAGCGATCGTCGCCCAGGCGCACCCGGACTGGACCGCCGCGGACATCAAGGGCGCCCTCATGTCCGGCGCGAAGGTACTCGACGGCGGCGGCTTCGCCGAGGGCTCGGGCCGGACCTACGTTCCGGCCGCGCTCAAGCAGACCGTCTGGGCGACCAACGCCTCCTTCGGCACCGTGGCACCCAAGGGCACATCGGCCCCGGTCACGCGTTCGGTCACCTTCCACAACACCTCCGACAAGGAGGTCACCCTCGCCCTGTCCGGCGCGCTGACACTGGACGGTGGTGCCGTGGCGGACGGCGCCCTCACGCTGGGCGCGGACACCCTGACCCTGCCCGCGGGCGGCGCGAAGGACCTTGCGGTCACCGTGACACCCGACCTCGCCACGGCGTACGGCACCTACACCGGGACCATCACGGCGACCGGGGACGGAGTGACGACGCACGCCACGGTCGCCCTCAACCGCGAGCAGCCCACCGTCAAGCTCACGCTCAAGGGAGTGATGCCCGACGGCACGCCCGCCCAGGGCAGCAGCGCCCTCGCGCTGTACAGCCTGACCGACAGTTCCAATCCGCCCGCACAGATGCGGATGGGCCCGGACGGCATCGCGACCGCGCAGATCAAGCCGGGCCGCTACACGATCGTCGGACACCTGCGCGCCGGATCCGACACCGTCTCCTTCGGCCTGCCCGAATTCACCGTCGGCGACCAGGACATCTCACTCAAGGCCGACGGCCGCGACGCCCAGCCGCTGAAGGTGAAGACCCCCAAGCGCAGCGAACTGCGCAGTCTCGCCATCGCGGTCAGCCGGCGTGCCGCGGCACAGCCGATCGGTGTCAGCAGCACGTACGTGCTCGGCCTGGCCGGCGGACACCAGTGGGCGCTCCCCGCGCCGGCGGCGAAGGACGGCACGTTCGGATTCACCGCCAACTGGAGTCTGCAGGCGCCGGCGATCACCGCGAAGGCGCAGCTGCCCTCCGGTGCGTACGACCTGAACGCGGAGTCGTTCCCCTACTCGGGACGGTTCGACGGCACCCGGCGCCTCACCGTCGTCGACGCCGGACACGGTACGGAGGCGGACCTCGCCGAGCACCCCGTCAAGGGCAAGCTCGCCCTGATCCGGGTGGGCAACGAGGACCTCTTCGCCACCGTGCTGCCGAGAGTCCTGGCCGCCGGACCCGCGGCCGTCATGGTCGTCAATGACAGGAACGAGCGGTACGTCGGCGCAACGTTCTCGCCGATCCCTGTGTTCGGTGTGTACAAGAAGGCGGGGGACAAGGTCGCCGCCGCTGCGATCAAGCGTTCCGTCGCCGTCAACCTGACCGGAGAGACGAGCCCCTCGTACTCCTACCAGCTGGTGGACGGGCAGTCGGACGGCATCTCGACCGACCAGACCTTCGACCCGCCGCAGCCGGAGCTGGCCGACATCCGGCTGAAGACCTACGCGTCCTCCACGGACCCGGCCCTCGCCCAGGCGAGCGGCGGCTGGCTCGGCCTGAGCGTGGCCAACAACCGTGGCGCGGGCGCGATTCTCCCCACGACGATGGGCACCAGCCAGCACGTCTACGTCAATGCCAAGGGCACCAAGTGGGAGCGGGTCGTGACGCCCACGTACAGCTCGGCGACCAGTGCCTCAGCCCTTAACACCTACGCGCCGGGCAGCACGGTGGACCAGGACTGGTTCGCTCCCGTCCAACACGCCACGTCCCCCGCAGTCTCCGCACCGGCCACCGGACTGACTCCGTCGCGCGACAGCGAAGGCATGATGGTCCAGATCCCGGTGTGGGCCACCGCCTCGGGCGGCACCTGGGAGAGTTTCTCGATGAGCGCCGGTGACACGGATGCGTTCCGCGCCTACCGAGACGGTCAGCTTCTCGGTTCAGCGACCTATCCCTACGCACAGATCACGGGCCTGCCCGACGCGAAGTCGGAGTACCGCTTCGAGGTGGACGGCGAGCGCACCGCCCCCTGGTCGACCGTCAGCACGGAGGCGCACACCGCCTGGACGTTCTCCTCGGCGGCGCCCACGGGCACCGGCCCGGAGACCCTGCCGATGCTGCTCGCCGACTACCAGCTGGACGGCGTCGCGCTCGACAGCTCCGTCAAGGCGGGCAAGCCCCACGGCCTGAAGGTCACCTTCCGCAACGCCGACGGCTCCGCGTCGCCGGTCACTCGGGCGACTGTCCAGGCCTCGTACGACGGCGGAAAGACGTGGCACAAGCTCAGCGCCGACGTCTCGGCGCACGCGGCGAGCGTCACGGTAAAGGCCCCGCTCGGTGCGGAGAGCATCTCGCTGCGCGTCCAGGGCGAGAACGCGGCAGGCAGCACCGTCAACCAGACCGTCGTGAATGCGGTCAAGGTGAGCTGAACCTCTCCTCTGGGGGCCGGGCATTCCGTGCCCGGCCCCTTCGCCCGGATCACCGGTCTCCATGTGGCGCGCGGGCGTGGTCGACTTCGAGTACGGCGTACGGAGAGAGATGGTGGGTCGGGGCACCAGCCTCCAGCAGCAGAGCGGCGCTGACCTCCACTGTCATGCAACACCGCCGTAACTGATTCGGGGGCCCGTCGTAGTAGTCACGGCTGGAGCGGGGGCGCGACCTTTCACCGCCCGCTCGCGCGGTGGGGGCGGGCGAGCCACGGAGGTGGCAGAGTACGTCGCCCCTCGCAGAACACACATAGGCCGTCTCTGCGCGCGGTGTTGTTCGACGGCATATCCCAGTTGGGCAAAGGCCGCATCGGTTGACGGCCGCGGAGAAGCTCCCGGCGCCTTCGCCTTCGCGGTGCCCCGCCAACAGGCTTGGGTTCGGTGGGCGGGTGTGGCGGCAGGGGAACAGGTTCCGGTGGAGAGGGCATTGGTCCTGGAAGGGTACGGCCGCACGCTCTGACCCATGTACGAGATTCTTCTTGGTCAGAAGGCTGCCTCGGCCCCCGTACTACGTCGGTCCCTCTTCGGAAACGGGGAGCTTCACGTACGTCACCAAGCGTGTTGTCCTGGTCGTGGGCACGATGCTGTTGTCCGACCACAGTGTCGGATCGGTCAGGTCAGTAGCCCGGGTCAGCAGGCTGGCGTCCAGGAGGCGACGACCGGCTCGAGGGTGACCCCGGCCGTCGTGCCCAAGCGCCGCGACGGCCATTCCCTGCCGCCGATGTGACCTGGTCACCGCCACCATGGGGAAGATCAGCGACAGCAAGCCGGCGGCCTCCTGCTCAGGCTGGTTCGCCTGGGGGCAGCTGACCGGTCGGTTCTGCCGCGGCGCTGTGTCCGCGCCGGGTCGTTGACTGATGGTGTGTCACGGGCCGGTACCGGTCCGATGAGACCCTGGATCACCGCTCCGGCCTTGGGCGCATGATGTGGTTCCTGAGCTGGGGAAGGGGACATTGGGGTGGCGGGCAGGCGTGCGGTAAGGGTCGGATCCGCAGTATCGGGCGGATCAGCGGTGGTCGCCATCTTGGTGGCGATAGTGACCAACTACGTCACCGCGAACCCACCACAGTGGGCCGAGAACACGCCGGTTGCCTGGTCGGTGTTCGGGATCCTGGCCGTCGGATCGCTAGGGCTGCTGCTGTGGGAACGACGTCTGGCCGGTGCGGAGGAGAGTGAGCAGCCCGTCGCAGAGCTGCGCAGTATCGCCGCAGCGGGCGGCCACTCCTTGAATCCGCCGGGAGCTCTTGCGCCGGTCCGGGGTCGGGAGGGTGAGCTGGACCAGATCGAGCGCCTGGCGCGGGGGATGGTGGTGGTGTGCGGGGCAGGTGGTCTAGGGAAGACCACGGTCGCTGCCGAGGCAGCCGCCCGAGCGCGGGCGGCGGGGAAGGTGGTGGTGTGGATCCGGTGGCGTGAGGACCCCATTCAGCTCGCCCAGGATCTTGCTTACGCCGCACACCTACTGGGCATGCCGGAAGCCCGGCTGGAGGAGGCCCGTACCGGCCGGGCGTCTTTGGTCGACGCCGTGTGGGAGCAGCTTTCGGCGGTGCCGGGTTGGTTGATCGTGGTGGACAACGTCGATAGTCCGTCGCGGATCGGGCCGGGCTCGGAGCAGGTTGCGGCGTATCGGGGGTGGTTGCGTGCGGAGGGGGCGGGGGTGCTGTTGGTCACCAGCCGGGACACCGCGCCGGGGACGTGGGGGCCTGGGGTGGTGCTGCTGCAGCTGGAGCCGCTGGCCGACGAAGCGGGCGGGGTGGTGTTGCGGGATGCCGCACCGCACGCCGGCACGCCGTCGGAGGCCGAGGCGCTGGCCGTGCGGCTGGGCGGGTTGCCTCTCGCGCTGAACGCGGCGGGCAGCTACCTGTCCGTGCCGACCAGTCGGCACCGCACTTTCACCGCCTATCAACGTGCTTTGGACGTGGAGTTCGGCGACCTTATCGGCGCCGTGCACCCCGGGGCCGCGGGTGATCCAGAGATCGCACGGCAGGTGGTCCGCCATACCTGGGACCTTTCGCTGGACCAGCTGCACCGGGACGGCTACACCCTCGCGCGCCCGGTCCTCCAGCTCCTCGCCCTCCTGGAACCCGCGCCGATCCCCCGCACTTTGATCACCCCCGCCCTGGTCACCGAAGCCACGGGCTTGGAAGCGACTGCCGCCACGGTCGACGGGGCTCTCGCCGGGCTGCACCAGTACGGGCTCCTCAGCGCTCCACGGACCGGCGGTGAGCCCGCCGAACTGCCCGTGGGACACGTTGCGCTGCATCCACTCGTCCGAGAAGTCACCGCCCACACCCTCAGCACCACCCAGCCCAACCCGACAGGCACGTGGCTGACCGTCCTCAACCAGCACCTCACCCAAGCCGTCACCGACACAGTCAGCATCCCCGGACGAGCTGGATGGCCCACCGCCCGTCTCCTCGCCCGCCACCTCCCCGAACTTCTCAGCCGCGCCTCCCCGCAGGACTTCATCACCGCCCGCAACACACTTGACACCCTCGCCAGCACCCTGTCCGACGCCGGAGCAGCCGCCGAGGAACTGCTTCTGCGGCGGCACGTCCTCGACGCCGAAACCCGCCACCTCGGCATCGACCACCCTGACACCCTGACCAGCCGCAACAGCCTCGCCAATGTGCTTGGCGACCTGGGGGAGTACCAGCAAGCCGTCGGTATGCACCGCCAAAACCTCACCGACCGCGAGCGCATCCTCGGCACCGACCACCCCGACACCCTGACCAGCCGCAGCAACCTCGCCACCGCGCTCGGCGACCTGGGGGAGTACCAGCAAGCCGTCGGCATCCACCGCCAAAACCTGACCGACCGCGAGCGCATCCTCGGCACCGACCACCCCGACACCCTCCTTGTCCGCAACAACCTCGCCACCGCGCTTGGCGACCTGGGGGAGTACCAGCAAGCAGCCGACCTCTACCGCCAAAACCTCACCGACCGCGAACGCATCCTCGGCACCGATCACCCCGACACCCTCGCCAGCCGCAACAACCTCGCCACAGCGCTGGGCAACCTGGGGGAGTACCAGCAAGCAGCCGACCTCCACCGCCAAAACCTCACCGACACGGAACGCATCCTCGGCACCGACCACCCCGACACCCTCCTTAGTCGCAACAACCTCGCCACAGCGCTCAGCAGTCTGGGGGAATACCAGCAAGCAGCCGACCTCCACCGCCAAAACCTCGCCGACCGCGAACACACCCTCGGCACCAACCACCC is drawn from Streptomyces sp. NBC_01717 and contains these coding sequences:
- a CDS encoding DUF302 domain-containing protein, which codes for MASQHSHTVTRVDVSTGIAYDDFVNAFEKAAPAFNRGSMELIAETGGSWDDVRAAMAVNAPNDLVRYARINGTSLFSIAGHTTRSMEYLTGNHVIAETMYGHDPRALLYAPLRMLIYSDGDGNAVFSMHRPSDEFGSLGIPEVTKVGEDLDRIVVNLLRVCGVDASQDFGA
- a CDS encoding tautomerase family protein, which translates into the protein MPAAGRSAGRPVDQPAWTDTASPDQVMDRHGAAGLLRSAGFFCSGLAVDQQLEGPTHMVFVRVHAMKGHLSAEQKEELGAKLIQAVADVECLVNNQTHKETSWVQFYEFEPENWYAPANVAGADPNSRVQLDVIAPQKLLPTSEDARAMLIKSAEAVRSVFGSGPLPAHGPWVHVYTIPNDQWGQDGRVPDWEGFRALLRAGSPEKADEALAQIYGPGRHTAATWRAS
- a CDS encoding HTH domain-containing protein; its protein translation is MTDHEQQQSAPTRGKILDALTRAERATFTRPAPKSATAQVKYLLTRMKDSTKDLAERLGVSRRTVERYRAGQIKTRQKKLQAARSLTAHSLIRSRSAPEWAQSWRG
- a CDS encoding S8 family serine peptidase, which translates into the protein MSRPFTRGSLPVTVALTALIAAGAAPAGATSDSGPQFRALKPSATAAAAHTVRLITGDSVIVTGKGEQQHVMFQAGPGNPGGSAEIEQYGTNITVIPDEARPLLASGALDARLFDVDALIAQGYADGADVPVIVQNKDASAPVPEGSKQVRKLPGIKAAAARVEAKNTRTFWSGLRSTRDGATAKKLADGVSKVWLDAKVEATLDKSVPQIGAPEAWAEGYDGKGVKVAILDTGVDGTHPDLAGRIAETKNFSDSDDAVDHVGHGTHVASTIVGSGAASGGKYKGVAPEADLMIGKVLGDTGSGSDSSVLAGMEWAAHSGAKVISMSLGTQQASDGTDPMSMAVDELTAETGSLFVIAAGNTGPKATTIGSPGAADSALTVAAVDKQDQLASFSSRGPRLNDNALKPDIAAPGVDIVAARAAGTTMGTPLDKNYTSASGTSMATPHVAGAAAIVAQAHPDWTAADIKGALMSGAKVLDGGGFAEGSGRTYVPAALKQTVWATNASFGTVAPKGTSAPVTRSVTFHNTSDKEVTLALSGALTLDGGAVADGALTLGADTLTLPAGGAKDLAVTVTPDLATAYGTYTGTITATGDGVTTHATVALNREQPTVKLTLKGVMPDGTPAQGSSALALYSLTDSSNPPAQMRMGPDGIATAQIKPGRYTIVGHLRAGSDTVSFGLPEFTVGDQDISLKADGRDAQPLKVKTPKRSELRSLAIAVSRRAAAQPIGVSSTYVLGLAGGHQWALPAPAAKDGTFGFTANWSLQAPAITAKAQLPSGAYDLNAESFPYSGRFDGTRRLTVVDAGHGTEADLAEHPVKGKLALIRVGNEDLFATVLPRVLAAGPAAVMVVNDRNERYVGATFSPIPVFGVYKKAGDKVAAAAIKRSVAVNLTGETSPSYSYQLVDGQSDGISTDQTFDPPQPELADIRLKTYASSTDPALAQASGGWLGLSVANNRGAGAILPTTMGTSQHVYVNAKGTKWERVVTPTYSSATSASALNTYAPGSTVDQDWFAPVQHATSPAVSAPATGLTPSRDSEGMMVQIPVWATASGGTWESFSMSAGDTDAFRAYRDGQLLGSATYPYAQITGLPDAKSEYRFEVDGERTAPWSTVSTEAHTAWTFSSAAPTGTGPETLPMLLADYQLDGVALDSSVKAGKPHGLKVTFRNADGSASPVTRATVQASYDGGKTWHKLSADVSAHAASVTVKAPLGAESISLRVQGENAAGSTVNQTVVNAVKVS
- a CDS encoding tetratricopeptide repeat protein, producing the protein MVAILVAIVTNYVTANPPQWAENTPVAWSVFGILAVGSLGLLLWERRLAGAEESEQPVAELRSIAAAGGHSLNPPGALAPVRGREGELDQIERLARGMVVVCGAGGLGKTTVAAEAAARARAAGKVVVWIRWREDPIQLAQDLAYAAHLLGMPEARLEEARTGRASLVDAVWEQLSAVPGWLIVVDNVDSPSRIGPGSEQVAAYRGWLRAEGAGVLLVTSRDTAPGTWGPGVVLLQLEPLADEAGGVVLRDAAPHAGTPSEAEALAVRLGGLPLALNAAGSYLSVPTSRHRTFTAYQRALDVEFGDLIGAVHPGAAGDPEIARQVVRHTWDLSLDQLHRDGYTLARPVLQLLALLEPAPIPRTLITPALVTEATGLEATAATVDGALAGLHQYGLLSAPRTGGEPAELPVGHVALHPLVREVTAHTLSTTQPNPTGTWLTVLNQHLTQAVTDTVSIPGRAGWPTARLLARHLPELLSRASPQDFITARNTLDTLASTLSDAGAAAEELLLRRHVLDAETRHLGIDHPDTLTSRNSLANVLGDLGEYQQAVGMHRQNLTDRERILGTDHPDTLTSRSNLATALGDLGEYQQAVGIHRQNLTDRERILGTDHPDTLLVRNNLATALGDLGEYQQAADLYRQNLTDRERILGTDHPDTLASRNNLATALGNLGEYQQAADLHRQNLTDTERILGTDHPDTLLSRNNLATALSSLGEYQQAADLHRQNLADREHTLGTNHPDTLTSRNNLATALSSLGEYQQAADLYRQNLTARERILGTDHPRTLASRSNLANVLGDLGEYQQAADLHRQNLADTERILGTDHPDTLLSRNNLAEAEAGLAHASTRRRRMPWRR